The DNA region CGGTCGTTATCTGTATCATAGAATTTAACACGGCGGAATTGCTCGGGATAATCTTGAAGCGACCTGTTTGTGGCTAGCATGATGGTTTGATCGCAGCATATGCCGGTGGCTTTGTCGACGGGGTGCGAATAGATACGACGAAATTGCAGATTAGATTTTGCCCGAATGATGAACGAGGCTCGATGTTGATGAATGGCATAGAGTCGGGCAAAATCAACATAACCCCGATCCAATAAATAGAAGGCACCGGCTTCAAAGAAAAGCTCGTCCAGAATGTTCACCTCGTGTATTTTTCCCGTTGTTATCTTAAGAAACGACGGGATATTGCCACGGATATTTAATAAAGTATGGAGTCGAATAGCGCCTTTATGTTTACGAAAATTTGCCCAGGGAAAAAGAGAAAGACACAAATCGATGGTCGTCGCATCCAAAGCGTAAACCGTTTCCTCTAATTCAACGGCAAAAGGTTCATCGTGATATAATGTTCGGGCAATATCAATCAAAGCGTGCGCAAAGTCGGCGAAGATGCGCCAATCACGGGATTCGTTCGCATCGGCGAGTGTGCTGCGTGAGACGGCGCTACGAATTCCGCTGTGATACAGTTTATGTTGAACTGCGTTCAGGCACGTTTCAATGTCACGAAGACTTTCTCTGAATGTCAATTGAGCAAAGGCCATGCACAAGTACTGATCAAGGCACGAGAACTTCTTCACATAACGATTGCCCTTGTAACGATTAACGCAGCGATGGAATTCAGACAACGGTAAATGCTCGATCAGTTGAGAAAAAACGGTCCGACCTTTGTTCATTTGCCACTCCCTTGGAACTTTGATGAGGGTCAGGGGATGGCAAAAGGTAGCAAAGATTTCAAATCGATTGCAACAAAGGCAATTGATAACCTCTGGTATGTTAATAGCTTATAGTAAGACGCCTAAATCTTTACCGGACAGTTGTGAATTTCTATAAAATAACAAGGACGATTTTTGATGGCGCCCTCAAAGAACGTTTAAGGCTGTGGCGCTTCTTCCCTGATAATTACTCTGAAAACGCGATTGCCAGCATTTGCATCAATCACCTGCTGAGACAATTGGGCCGCTGTTTGATTTGTACATCTGAGACATCCCAAAGTCCCAACGAGTGGCTGTTGTGAAGCAAGGGCATTTTGACCCAAACGAGTACCGCCACCATGAATGCCAATGCCAACTCTGCCGGCTTGCGTTGCTGCAGAGAAATCACCACTTTCCGCTGCCAGTACAATAAAATATCTGCCAAATGCTAGAAGTTGGGCAGGTGCTTGCTCGGCATTTTGTTGTTGTCCAGCGTTCTCTTGTTGTCCGGCATTCTGAACCGGAGTGCCATCAGGGTTCACAAGTTCCCCAACTGGGTCGTTATCGACGACATTTGTGGCTGTTGCTTCCCCCGTTGGTGTATCTCCGTTTCGCTGTTGAGTATTCCTATTCGTGCCTCGACCCAAGACTTGATTGCCGCCGTTAAGGGCCACTTCTCTACCATTAACAATCAAAGTCATAGTTCCCTGTTGCCTTCGATCTCTTGGCAAATTGACTTCCAAAGTATCTAGGCCTCTTGGATCGATGAACCGAATTGGATTATTGAAAGTGTAATGATACGGGCTCCAACCTGAATGCTTGTCCGCCAGGGGATCCCTCACCATCCACCGCCCGATTTCCGCATCATAATACCTCACCCCAAAGAAATCCCAATTCAGGTTGTGCTCTTCGTCTCTCTCCTTGCCGGTAAATTTGTTCTCCCCCACGCCCTGCGTGGCGCTCCACTCTGTTGGCTGGGTTCGTTGGCTTAAAGCATACCCCCACGGATCGTAATCGTCATAACCAACAACCGCGCCGGTTTGATCCACCGTTGCACAGATGAGTCACTTCTTCCAATCTCAAACAAATAACCCCACGAAACTGCGAATCCATTCGTGGGGTTATTCAAAAATTGGCAAAGAAGGCGTCTTAATAAGCGTCTAGGTGGCAGGCAAAGAACTCACTTCCCCCTTCGATACTTCGCCGCTTCAATCGTGAATCGTGCGGACACGCGGTGGGTTTCGCCCAAATCTTCGTGACCGATGAAGGCGTAATCAACTTGTATTCTCGGCAGGTTGATGCCGGCGCCGGCCGCGAAGCGGCCAGTGTCTGAGCCGAGGCGCAGTGAGAACACCTCTTGAAATTGGTACTCCCAGCCCAGATGCGTATCAACACTCACCGGACCCGCGGCAAGCTGGGCCGCATAATCACGGCCTTCAAAGCGAATGTCAAAATCAAGCGCCGGAGACATGTAGCCGTTTAGCATGGGAATGGCCACGGGATACGCAAGGCCGGCTTTCAAGGTGGGAACAATAATCTCGCGCGTACCTTGATTCCACGCCAGCACGGTAGTAGTGATGTCTTGAAAATTCAAGCCAAGCCGCAAATTGCCGGCGGGATTGCACAACGCGGCCACGTCGAAACCCAGGCCCCAGGCGGAATTGTCACCCACGCTTTTGCGCAGCACTTTGGCATTCACACCAAAGCTGAAGCGTTCGCTGCGCTTGACGCCATAGCTCAAAAACAGAGCGTATTCCGCATCAGAAATCGTGCGAAAAATGTAGGGCCGGTTGATACGTGTAACGCCGCCGTCATCAACATAAACTGCGCCCAGTGGCAGCGCGGGATTTTGTAGCCGCGTGACCGGAATGTCATCGACGCCCAGGCGGATCAGGCTGAGGCCCAGACTGCGGTTGGCGCCGAAGGGTATGGCGAAACTGCCATAATCATATTTGACCGTGCGGTCGAATTGCTCGGTGTGCATGAGCATGATTTGCGGATATTCGAGATTCACGAGTCCGGCGGGATTCCAGTAGCCGGCCGTAACGTCCGTGGCGAGCGCGGCATAGGCGCCGCCCATGCCGAGCGCGCGGCCGCCGACGCCGATGCTGAGAAATTCATTAGCGTATTTTGCTGTGCGTGTTTCACCGGCAAAGGCGGTGCCGGCGAGAAATAATCCCAAAACAACCGGAAAGAATTTTTTGGTGGAGATCATGTTGCTCTCGAGAAAGTGAAAGCGGAATTCACATCATGTTGCAGCGGGCAGTGGTTTGTGACTGTTCTGCCACGGCTTGGCCGCGGCATCTGCCGCGTTGAAGCCACGGCCAAGCCGTGGCAGAACATTAAGGTTTGTCCGGCTCTTCACCGCGTTCCCGGCAAAAGGCCAGGTAATCATCTACGGACGCTTCAAATGCCTTTTTAAGCTCATCCACGGATTTACCCTGAAACGTGATGACGTCACGGGTATTAATGACTTCGCCGTGAAAAATCGTTGCCTCGTCGTCATACTCCACGCGCGCAAGATAACTGTGGTATTGCATCATGGTTGAACTCCTGCCTCGGCTAAGAAACGTCGCATCGACTTGACTGCACCTTTATCAGTCTCTTTGCGAGCATGCGGGCGATGAAAAACAGCTCGAACGTTATTCAATGCAATCCGAAGCACCCAGGGCTTGAAGTAGGCTTTCAATATCCGCCCACAAAATATTCGAGCGAACCGGATCTGTGAAAATCGCTTGCAGGATTCTACGATGTTTTGATTTCATTTACAAACAGTTTGCTAACTCACTTCCAGGCAACAGAGTTTCACTCGTTTGCCAGTTTTTGCAAATGCGCCAATTGCTGCATGGCTTCCAAGGGTGTGAGATTATTCAGGTCGAGTTGCAACAAGGCAGCGCGCACGCGCTGATCCTGCTGCGAAAAGATATCCAATTGCACCTGGCCAGCAGCGGCCGGCTCGCCCTCCGCAGAAAGATTGGCGCGCTCGAGGGATTGCTGTTCGAGTGTGGTCAGCACTTGTTTGGCGCGGCGGATCACTTTGGCCGGCAGTCCCGCAAGTTGCGCGACATGGATGCCGTAGCTGTGATCGCAGCCGCCTGCGACGATGCGGCGCAGGAACACCACTTGGTCGCCCCATTCTTTCACCAGCACGTTGTAGTTCTTGACCCGCGCGAAAAGCTTCTCCAACTCGATCAATTCATGATAGTGCGTCGCGAACAGCGTGCGCGCCGCGATTTTAGCGTTTTCATGAAGGTATTCGACCACTGCCCAGGCGATGGACAAGCCGTCATAGGTGCTGGTGCCGCGGCCGATTTCATCGAGCAGCACCAGGCTGCGGCTGGTGGCGTTGTTCAGAATATTCGCGGTTTCGTTCATCTCCACCAAAAACGTGCTCTCCCCGCCGGCCAGATTGTCCGAGGCGCCGACGCGCGTGAAGATTTTATCGACCATGCCGATGCGCGCTTCGGCGGCAGGCACAAACGAACCGATTTGCGCCATGAGCACGATCAACGCCACTTGCCGCAAATAAGTCGATTTGCC from bacterium includes:
- a CDS encoding IS4 family transposase, whose protein sequence is MNKGRTVFSQLIEHLPLSEFHRCVNRYKGNRYVKKFSCLDQYLCMAFAQLTFRESLRDIETCLNAVQHKLYHSGIRSAVSRSTLADANESRDWRIFADFAHALIDIARTLYHDEPFAVELEETVYALDATTIDLCLSLFPWANFRKHKGAIRLHTLLNIRGNIPSFLKITTGKIHEVNILDELFFEAGAFYLLDRGYVDFARLYAIHQHRASFIIRAKSNLQFRRIYSHPVDKATGICCDQTIMLATNRSLQDYPEQFRRVKFYDTDNDRYLVLLTNNVTIAALTVAQLFKCRWQIELFFKWIKQHLRIKAFYGISENAVKTQIWIAISVYVLVAIIRKRLKLQASLYTILQILSVTLFEKSDINQLLTETSIIPEQPIAQNQLNLFDF
- a CDS encoding PorV/PorQ family protein — its product is MISTKKFFPVVLGLFLAGTAFAGETRTAKYANEFLSIGVGGRALGMGGAYAALATDVTAGYWNPAGLVNLEYPQIMLMHTEQFDRTVKYDYGSFAIPFGANRSLGLSLIRLGVDDIPVTRLQNPALPLGAVYVDDGGVTRINRPYIFRTISDAEYALFLSYGVKRSERFSFGVNAKVLRKSVGDNSAWGLGFDVAALCNPAGNLRLGLNFQDITTTVLAWNQGTREIIVPTLKAGLAYPVAIPMLNGYMSPALDFDIRFEGRDYAAQLAAGPVSVDTHLGWEYQFQEVFSLRLGSDTGRFAAGAGINLPRIQVDYAFIGHEDLGETHRVSARFTIEAAKYRRGK